Proteins encoded in a region of the Thermococcus sp. genome:
- a CDS encoding alkaline phosphatase family protein, translating into MRKKLALISLDGNGVYNLKHMPFLSELAESGDFAVVDSIFPTLTDLVHTSVMTGVWPRDHGVVENGYYDRLSDRKVNFYDYEIAFNPHKVIKAPTVVDILRQKGIRTGSVTGYTMPPFSGTDMRIFPPFFASNELYRQHGRDWRKDVWVLNSALYIYEECKPDLLLVHFASIDGMSHDHGPESEGALKAVETVDTAVRTLWECLKEEYAFIIFADHGQEDVHTWVNLKTYLREHGVETLRVSSGGGVHVYLRNPNEAEEAFEILRRAPGVGEVFFRDELPHLDTPNSGELIVSAKPGYWFCSHRMCKGVKGVSHWVRGMHGSMNEPVVKVPLILWGFESINLEKASLMDIAPTILDFFGVEKPNNMVGRSLIKR; encoded by the coding sequence ATGAGAAAGAAGCTCGCCCTTATAAGCCTCGACGGGAACGGGGTTTACAACCTAAAGCACATGCCCTTCCTGAGCGAGTTAGCTGAAAGCGGTGACTTCGCGGTCGTTGATTCCATCTTCCCAACGCTCACAGATTTGGTTCACACGAGCGTAATGACGGGGGTTTGGCCCAGGGACCACGGCGTCGTTGAGAACGGCTACTACGACAGGCTAAGCGACAGAAAGGTTAACTTCTACGATTACGAGATTGCATTCAACCCCCACAAGGTCATAAAGGCTCCGACTGTCGTGGACATACTCCGTCAGAAAGGCATTAGAACGGGCTCGGTCACCGGTTATACTATGCCTCCCTTCAGCGGAACGGACATGAGGATTTTCCCGCCTTTCTTTGCAAGCAACGAGCTGTACAGACAACACGGAAGGGACTGGAGGAAGGACGTTTGGGTTTTGAATTCGGCCCTCTACATCTACGAAGAATGTAAACCTGACCTGCTCCTCGTTCACTTCGCCTCGATTGATGGAATGAGCCACGACCACGGGCCGGAAAGCGAAGGTGCTCTTAAGGCCGTGGAAACCGTTGATACAGCCGTCAGAACCCTGTGGGAGTGCCTCAAAGAGGAGTACGCATTCATAATCTTTGCCGACCACGGGCAGGAGGATGTTCATACTTGGGTGAACCTGAAAACCTACCTCAGGGAGCACGGGGTTGAGACGCTTAGGGTTTCGTCGGGTGGGGGAGTTCACGTCTATTTGAGGAACCCCAACGAGGCCGAGGAAGCCTTTGAGATTCTGAGGAGAGCGCCAGGTGTTGGAGAGGTCTTCTTCCGCGATGAGCTTCCTCACCTGGACACGCCAAACAGTGGCGAGCTGATTGTCTCGGCCAAGCCCGGCTACTGGTTCTGCTCCCACAGGATGTGTAAGGGGGTAAAGGGAGTAAGCCACTGGGTCAGGGGCATGCACGGGTCAATGAACGAGCCCGTCGTTAAAGTTCCGCTCATTCTATGGGGCTTTGAGAGTATAAACCTTGAGAAGGCCTCGCTCATGGACATAGCGCCGACGATACTTGATTTCTTCGGCGTTGAGAAGCCAAACAATATGGTGGGGAGGAGTTTGATAAAAAGATAG
- a CDS encoding Nre family DNA repair protein, translating into MVELFNSRLCAICKGRKLLCGRPTCPILERFRVARTVEQRLNKRHLFGSSPPSIFVGEHGYPKVRIGPLVPPIEGNTSYLDSPIKWENKTIRDILYYRSLLVMGETRADVNVRKSGRILSEVQELAMSVKPVDSEVILKKKPVLKVLPSEFAPPLGPKAELLDFELTENPRIPRKTDYVVSDELKAEEAIMRLYNWGFDEYYIIRLLSAGLLGVEKKLVPTRWSITAVQDTIGKNLRREILHYPEINNYEVYFYRFLGNRYAVLLMPETYAFELLEVWLRGSLFGSERPSVIHDYEDFRGRKEYVKETAGAYHAARLSVLEALRGRRRQARAVVFREVTPEYYAPVGVWQIRLGVKKALNNPIGRFETLSEALEAVGRRLEHPLEEYLRRSYILGNLTRQKILDEWLGRNIYLLNGENRGG; encoded by the coding sequence ATGGTGGAGCTATTCAACTCAAGACTCTGTGCCATCTGCAAGGGCAGGAAACTGCTCTGTGGCAGGCCAACCTGTCCCATTCTAGAGCGCTTTAGGGTAGCCCGAACCGTTGAGCAGAGGTTAAACAAGCGCCACCTCTTTGGTTCCTCTCCGCCAAGCATCTTCGTAGGCGAGCACGGCTACCCCAAGGTTAGAATCGGCCCACTAGTCCCTCCGATTGAGGGAAATACAAGTTATCTCGACAGCCCCATTAAATGGGAGAACAAGACGATACGCGATATTCTCTACTACCGCTCCCTCCTGGTCATGGGTGAGACAAGGGCGGATGTAAACGTCAGGAAGAGCGGCAGAATACTGAGCGAAGTTCAAGAACTGGCGATGAGCGTTAAGCCCGTTGACAGCGAGGTAATTCTCAAGAAGAAGCCGGTCCTCAAAGTCCTCCCGAGCGAGTTCGCTCCCCCACTGGGTCCCAAGGCGGAACTGTTGGACTTTGAACTAACGGAGAACCCGAGAATTCCAAGAAAAACGGACTACGTGGTTAGCGACGAGCTTAAGGCAGAGGAAGCAATAATGAGACTCTACAACTGGGGCTTCGATGAATACTACATCATAAGGCTTCTCTCCGCAGGCCTTTTAGGCGTCGAGAAAAAGCTCGTCCCGACGAGGTGGAGCATCACAGCTGTCCAGGACACGATTGGGAAGAACCTCAGGCGCGAAATTCTGCATTACCCTGAGATAAACAACTATGAAGTTTACTTCTACCGCTTTCTTGGAAACCGCTATGCTGTTCTTTTGATGCCTGAAACTTACGCCTTCGAGCTTTTAGAGGTCTGGCTTAGGGGTTCCCTCTTCGGGAGCGAGAGGCCGAGCGTTATCCACGACTACGAGGACTTCAGAGGAAGGAAAGAGTACGTGAAAGAAACGGCCGGTGCCTATCACGCGGCGCGTTTAAGCGTTCTCGAAGCTTTGCGCGGGAGAAGGAGACAGGCGAGAGCAGTCGTGTTCAGAGAGGTTACGCCAGAATACTACGCCCCGGTAGGAGTGTGGCAGATAAGGCTCGGTGTGAAGAAGGCCCTTAACAACCCGATAGGTCGCTTTGAGACCCTCAGTGAAGCACTTGAAGCCGTTGGGAGACGCCTTGAACATCCCCTCGAGGAATATCTCAGGAGGAGCTACATACTGGGTAATCTAACGAGGCAGAAGATCCTTGATGAATGGCTCGGAAGGAATATATACCTGCTAAACGGAGAAAATCGCGGTGGATGA
- a CDS encoding acetate--CoA ligase family protein: MNRVEEAKKIIEKAKAENRPLVEPEAKEILRLYGIPVPDFKVATNEEEAVRFAREIGYPVVMKIVSPQIIHKSDAGGVKINIKNDEEARKAFREIMENAKKYKPDADLWGVIIYKMLPLGKEVIVGMIRDPQFGPAVMFGLGGIFVEILKDVSFRVAPITKEEALEMIKEIKAYPILAGARGEKPVDIEALADIIVKVGELALELPEIKELDINPIFAYEDGAVAVDARMLL, encoded by the coding sequence ATGAACCGTGTTGAAGAAGCAAAGAAGATAATCGAAAAGGCCAAAGCAGAAAACAGGCCCCTTGTTGAACCCGAAGCGAAGGAAATCCTTCGCCTTTACGGTATTCCTGTCCCAGACTTTAAAGTTGCAACTAACGAAGAAGAAGCCGTTAGGTTTGCCCGTGAAATCGGTTATCCTGTGGTTATGAAAATAGTTTCTCCACAGATTATCCACAAGAGCGACGCCGGTGGAGTTAAGATCAACATAAAGAACGACGAAGAAGCAAGAAAGGCATTCAGAGAGATCATGGAGAACGCCAAGAAGTATAAGCCAGATGCCGACCTCTGGGGAGTCATAATATACAAGATGCTCCCGCTCGGCAAGGAAGTCATCGTCGGTATGATACGCGACCCGCAGTTCGGTCCGGCTGTGATGTTCGGTCTCGGTGGAATATTCGTCGAGATACTCAAGGACGTTTCATTCCGTGTTGCGCCAATAACGAAGGAAGAGGCCCTTGAGATGATAAAGGAGATAAAGGCCTACCCGATTCTCGCCGGAGCACGCGGTGAGAAGCCAGTTGATATAGAGGCCCTTGCCGACATCATCGTCAAGGTTGGCGAACTTGCACTAGAACTTCCAGAGATTAAGGAACTCGACATCAACCCGATTTTCGCCTACGAAGACGGCGCCGTTGCCGTCGATGCCAGAATGCTTCTCTGA